The region ATGCAGAACAGCACCTTGAGGCCGTGCTCAAGGGCAAAAATTGTTTTGCGGGCCACCAGGGCATCGTCCTCGCCCATGATGTGCCGCCGCTCGGAATGCCCGGTCAGCACCCAGCTTGCGCCAGCATCAAGCAGCATGGCGGGCGAAGTTTCGCCAGTAAAAGCCCCTTCTTCTGCGGGATAGCAGTTCTGCCCGCCCGCCGAAAGCGCCGCCACGCCTTTAAAGGCGTCCGCCACGCAGCTTATGGACGTAAAGGGCGCAAAAACAACCACATCCTGCCCCGCAGGCATATGCCCGAGGCCTTTGGCCAGATCGCTTGCGCTTTGGGCAGCCTGTGCGCGGGTTTTATACATCTTCCAGTTGGCGGCAAATATTTTTTGCATGGCGTCCTCAAGGATCAGATGGAACAAAGATAAATGAGCGCGTCTTCGCCAGTATCGGTATAATACTTTTTGCGCACGCCCTCTCGCTTGAAGCCGCAACTCTCATACAGACAAATAGCGGGCCTGTTGCCCACTCTGACTTCAAGCAAGATTTTGTTTATAGCCATTTTACGCGCAAGGCGCAAGACCACGCCCAATATACGCCGTCCGTGGCCTCTGCGGCGCTCATCCGGCAAAACTGCAAGATTGAGTATTTCCAGTTCATCCAGCGTGTGATATACTGATATATAGCCAATCAGCGCCTCATGCCGAAACATTCCCAGTGCCGAAAAAGCCTTTTGCCCAAAGGCGGCAGCGCACTGCTCTTCTGACCAGGGCAGAGGAAAACACTGGCGCTCAATCTCGTACATAGCGGCGGCATGCTGCGGCCCAAGCATCTGAAGGCGTTCGTCCCGCACTGTGGAAGCATTCATGAAAATCAGCCTTTATCCTTCATTAGGCAACTCTCCTGACTTGCAGGAGGTTGTGGATCACAACAATGTACCACTGTGCATCATGCGCGGCGAGGACATACTGAGGCAGAACCTGCGCCACCGGGCAGTGGGCCTGCTTGTGCGCGACCGCCTTGGCCGCGCCCTGCTGACGCACCGCCCTGGCCTTGGCTGGGGATTTTCGTCCTTCGGGCGGCTGCCCGCCGGGCAATCAAGCGAGCACAAGGCGCAGGAGCTGTTTAGAAACGACTGGAACCACGAGGGGCGCATTTTGGCGCTCGGCGTTTCCCCGCCGGGGCCGGACAATTTCAACGCCTTTGTGGCGCTGTATGAAGGCCGCATGCCCGCCTCGCTGGCTGCCACCGCCGTGCGTGACCCGGATCAGCACATGCTGGTCGATTATGACGAACTGCGGGGCATAGGCGTACACTTTGGCGAACTGCTTTCGCCCTTTTTGCGGCAGGCGGTGCAGGCTGGCCTTGTGCGCCCGCGCTGAGCTGCTTCACACGCCCTCAATTTACCCGTAAAAAGCCTGCCAGTTGAAAAACCTGCCCGGCAGGAGCGTAACTCGCTGGGCCTGCGCACACTTCGTGAACGCTCTGCTCAGGCCGTGCCACGCTGTGTTCTTATACGGCCGTGGGGCCAAGCAGATCAACAGCCTCCTGATGCACCAGCCCGTTGGAGGCCATGAGCACATCGCCAAAATGCAGGGCCTCGCCGCGCAAATTGGTCACCCTGCCCCCGGCTTCTTCCACCAGCAGCAGGCCAGCGGCAAAATCCCAGGGCTTCAGGCCTTCTTCATAAAACATATCCAGCCTGCCGCAGGCCACATAGGCCATATCCACCGCCGCCGCGCCTATGCGCCGCAGGCCCTGGCTTTTGGGCAGCACAAGGGAAAGGCGTTCCAGTATTCTGTCGAGTCGCCCGCTAAAGTCATAGGGAAAGCCCGTGGCCACCAGCGCATCTCCAAGGGTTTCCGCCTTGCTCACGCTTATGGGCGCGCCGTTGAGGTACGCGCCCTGCCCGCGCTGCGCGCTGAAGCATTCGTTCATCATGGGAATGTTGACCACGCCAAGCTCCACATGATCCTTGTTCCAGAGCGCTACCGAGGTAGCAACCTGCGGGATGCGGTGCACAAAATTGGTAGTGCCGTCCACAGGGTCGATGATCCAGCACAGGCCGTCCGGTTCCTTCTCGCTCTCGCTGCTTTCCTCTGCCATAAAGGCGGCGCCGGGCACAAGGTTTGCCAGTTTTTCCTTCAAAAAGGCTTCCACAGCCAGGTCGGTCTGCGTGACCAGATCAATGCGCCCCTTGTGCCGCACATTGCTGGGCTTTGCCCAGTGTTCACGCACGATGTCGCCGCTCTGGCGCACAATTTCCAGACATCCCTGCAAAATATCCTGTGATGCAAACATGGCTATCCCTTTGTGCGCAAGGCTGTGTATGCCACGCACAGACGCCGCAGGGCTGGTCGCCCCGCAGCAGATATTGTTTTGACAGATGGATTTCGCAACCTCCCGGCAAGAGGTGCGGGGCGCAGCTAGTTAATGAAGACCGAGTGGTAGAGTTGACGGTCAAGCATGGCGCGGGCCGTGCCGCGCAGCACGGTGGTCAGTGGGTCTTTGTCCACAAAAACCTTGAGGCGCGTTTCTCTGGCGATAAACTGATCCAGCCCCTTGAGCAGCGAACCGCCGCCCGCCATGAGCATACCGTTGCGGTAAATATCCGCTGCCAGTTCAGGCGGCGTTTTTTCCAGCGCGCGCATCACTGCGCCAAGGATCGCCAGCACAGGCTCGCGCAGGGCTTCGCGCACATGGCCTTCCGTAACCTTGACCACACGTGGCGCACCGCGCACCAGATCCTTGCCCGAAACTTCAAGCACCGGCGCATTGGGAATGGGCATGGCGGAACCAAGAATTTTCTTCACGTTTTCCGCAGTATTGTCGCCAACTTCCATGCGGAAAACATCGCGCATATAGCGTTGCACGGCC is a window of Desulfovibrio desulfuricans DNA encoding:
- the tpiA gene encoding triose-phosphate isomerase, with product MQKIFAANWKMYKTRAQAAQSASDLAKGLGHMPAGQDVVVFAPFTSISCVADAFKGVAALSAGGQNCYPAEEGAFTGETSPAMLLDAGASWVLTGHSERRHIMGEDDALVARKTIFALEHGLKVLFCIGETLDEREAGKLNAVLERQLAAVFSAMPEGLRGAALVGKLAIGYEPVWAIGTGKVAGPEEVLDAHAVTRALLKKLVGETADKLPILYGGSVKPNNAAGLMALDNVDGLLVGGASLEAQSFLQIIGA
- the rimI gene encoding ribosomal protein S18-alanine N-acetyltransferase; amino-acid sequence: MNASTVRDERLQMLGPQHAAAMYEIERQCFPLPWSEEQCAAAFGQKAFSALGMFRHEALIGYISVYHTLDELEILNLAVLPDERRRGHGRRILGVVLRLARKMAINKILLEVRVGNRPAICLYESCGFKREGVRKKYYTDTGEDALIYLCSI
- a CDS encoding NUDIX hydrolase; protein product: MKISLYPSLGNSPDLQEVVDHNNVPLCIMRGEDILRQNLRHRAVGLLVRDRLGRALLTHRPGLGWGFSSFGRLPAGQSSEHKAQELFRNDWNHEGRILALGVSPPGPDNFNAFVALYEGRMPASLAATAVRDPDQHMLVDYDELRGIGVHFGELLSPFLRQAVQAGLVRPR
- a CDS encoding inositol monophosphatase family protein; the protein is MFASQDILQGCLEIVRQSGDIVREHWAKPSNVRHKGRIDLVTQTDLAVEAFLKEKLANLVPGAAFMAEESSESEKEPDGLCWIIDPVDGTTNFVHRIPQVATSVALWNKDHVELGVVNIPMMNECFSAQRGQGAYLNGAPISVSKAETLGDALVATGFPYDFSGRLDRILERLSLVLPKSQGLRRIGAAAVDMAYVACGRLDMFYEEGLKPWDFAAGLLLVEEAGGRVTNLRGEALHFGDVLMASNGLVHQEAVDLLGPTAV